From a region of the Tateyamaria omphalii genome:
- a CDS encoding cell wall hydrolase, with amino-acid sequence MRSLVKALLASCMLVGSPLAASETDEAAATGELLRAAEARGLRGVSQALLSDLLTPPAQPTDVSFSRSWLDGQPKAQGGAHWKCLSEALYFEARGETVKGQFAVAEVIMNRVRSARFPDNVCGVINQGTGRKYQCQFTYTCDGNPETIREPRAFERVSKVARAVLDGRAPDLTKGATHYHTTAVRPRWARVYTRTAAIGVHVFYRHTFRTASN; translated from the coding sequence ATGCGAAGTTTGGTGAAGGCGCTTCTGGCGAGCTGCATGCTCGTGGGCTCTCCGCTTGCGGCATCCGAAACCGATGAGGCGGCGGCAACCGGCGAGCTGTTGCGCGCGGCTGAAGCACGTGGTCTGCGCGGTGTGTCGCAAGCGCTGTTGAGCGATCTGCTGACGCCTCCCGCGCAACCGACGGATGTCTCCTTTTCCCGCAGTTGGCTGGATGGCCAGCCCAAGGCCCAGGGTGGCGCGCACTGGAAATGCCTGAGCGAAGCACTTTATTTCGAAGCGCGGGGCGAAACGGTCAAGGGCCAGTTTGCCGTGGCCGAGGTGATCATGAACCGCGTCCGCAGCGCACGATTTCCCGACAACGTGTGCGGTGTGATCAATCAGGGGACGGGGCGCAAATACCAGTGCCAGTTCACCTACACCTGCGACGGTAACCCCGAAACCATCCGCGAACCGCGCGCGTTCGAACGTGTGTCCAAGGTGGCCCGCGCCGTGCTGGATGGCCGCGCACCCGACTTGACCAAGGGGGCGACGCATTACCACACGACGGCGGTGCGCCCCCGCTGGGCGCGGGTCTACACCAGGACGGCCGCCATCGGCGTCCACGTCTTTTACCGGCATACGTTCCGCACCGCGTCGAACTGA
- a CDS encoding dihydroneopterin aldolase, whose translation MASEIRLAFSHPSERSEATATSAPLDRISVRDHIVEVEIGAFQAERGVTQRICFNIVVEVRPLTGPIDDDVDRILSYDKVTEAITYELAAERLNLLETLSERVADRILMEPQAMRVFVRIEKLDRGPGALGVEIVRSRGTARPVAAEHLEEDVMHPELVYLSNAAITSEHLSGWIDQLEAMGRPLIFCVGPADIDAPQASHPLAQRRIDLLAIEQNAWVLAARDARCKVVDTRTELDWAMRNGQACVWAPSKIVLDAVDGPSAKGADAVALASWFAATFDVREMLVIGDDGPKDAPVALRAIPVDQATL comes from the coding sequence ATGGCATCCGAAATCCGCCTCGCCTTTTCGCATCCGTCCGAACGGTCAGAGGCGACGGCGACCTCCGCCCCGCTCGACCGCATCTCGGTTCGCGACCATATCGTCGAGGTCGAGATCGGCGCTTTTCAGGCCGAGCGCGGCGTGACGCAACGCATCTGCTTCAACATCGTGGTCGAGGTGCGTCCGCTCACCGGCCCAATCGACGACGATGTGGACCGTATCCTGTCCTATGACAAAGTGACCGAAGCCATCACCTACGAACTGGCCGCCGAGCGTCTGAACCTGCTGGAAACCCTGTCCGAACGTGTCGCCGACCGCATCCTGATGGAGCCGCAGGCGATGCGCGTCTTTGTCCGCATCGAAAAGCTGGACCGCGGCCCCGGTGCGCTGGGGGTCGAGATCGTGCGCAGCCGTGGCACCGCCCGGCCCGTCGCAGCTGAGCATTTGGAAGAGGACGTGATGCACCCCGAGCTGGTGTATCTGTCGAACGCGGCCATCACCTCTGAACACCTGAGCGGCTGGATCGACCAGCTTGAAGCCATGGGCCGCCCGCTGATTTTCTGTGTCGGCCCTGCCGACATAGACGCACCGCAAGCCAGCCATCCTTTGGCGCAACGCCGCATCGACCTGCTGGCCATAGAACAGAACGCTTGGGTGCTGGCGGCGCGCGATGCGCGGTGCAAGGTTGTTGACACGCGGACCGAGCTGGATTGGGCCATGCGGAACGGGCAAGCCTGCGTCTGGGCCCCGTCCAAGATCGTGCTGGATGCGGTCGATGGACCGTCAGCCAAGGGTGCGGACGCGGTGGCGCTCGCCTCATGGTTCGCAGCCACCTTCGACGTGCGCGAGATGCTGGTGATCGGCGATGACGGTCCCAAGGATGCGCCTGTGGCCTTGCGCGCGATCCCGGTGGATCAGGCCACGCTCTGA
- the folP gene encoding dihydropteroate synthase, translating into MRYIRPLMQVGPAVPEGAVMCGACWFTHIEILSRTANPCVRPASEMTGPERAAFDRAWDAPQIMGILNTTPDSFSDGGQHNARSDAVAHGQSLVGQGAGILDIGGESTRPGAQTVEIDEEIARTAPVIRDLRAAGVTTPISIDTRKAAVAAAALDAGATVVNDVSGFTYDTDLAPLCAARGVPVCVMHAQGDPQTMQDSPAYDDVLLDVYDFLAERIEILEAAGIARNRIIADPGIGFGKTLNHNLALLNRISLFHSLGVQILLGASRKRFIGTIGNAPDPAARAPGSVAVALAAIAQGVQIIRAHDVADHAQAIALWRASVAHP; encoded by the coding sequence ATGCGCTACATCCGTCCGTTGATGCAGGTTGGTCCAGCGGTGCCTGAAGGGGCCGTCATGTGCGGCGCGTGCTGGTTTACACATATCGAGATACTGTCGCGCACCGCTAACCCGTGTGTGCGTCCTGCGTCAGAAATGACAGGGCCCGAACGCGCCGCCTTTGACCGCGCGTGGGATGCACCGCAGATCATGGGCATCCTGAACACCACGCCCGACAGCTTCTCGGATGGGGGGCAGCACAATGCGCGCAGTGATGCGGTCGCACACGGGCAGTCGCTGGTCGGGCAGGGGGCTGGAATCCTGGACATCGGCGGCGAAAGCACCCGCCCCGGCGCGCAGACCGTGGAGATCGACGAGGAAATCGCGCGCACGGCTCCGGTAATCCGCGACCTGCGCGCGGCGGGTGTGACCACGCCCATTTCCATCGACACGCGCAAGGCTGCGGTGGCCGCGGCGGCGCTGGACGCGGGTGCGACCGTCGTCAACGATGTCTCGGGCTTCACCTACGATACCGACCTCGCGCCCCTGTGCGCCGCGCGCGGCGTGCCCGTCTGCGTCATGCATGCGCAGGGCGACCCGCAGACCATGCAGGACAGTCCAGCCTACGATGATGTCCTGCTGGATGTGTATGATTTCCTCGCTGAGCGGATCGAGATCTTGGAGGCTGCGGGCATTGCCCGGAACCGGATCATCGCAGATCCCGGTATTGGTTTTGGCAAGACGCTGAACCACAACCTCGCCCTGCTGAACCGCATTAGCTTGTTCCACAGCCTGGGCGTGCAGATCCTTCTGGGCGCATCGCGCAAACGCTTCATCGGCACCATCGGTAACGCGCCCGACCCTGCCGCCCGTGCGCCGGGCTCGGTTGCGGTGGCCCTGGCCGCCATCGCCCAAGGCGTGCAGATCATCCGTGCGCATGACGTCGCCGACCATGCGCAGGCCATTGCGCTGTGGCGGGCGTCTGTGGCACATCCCTGA
- the glmM gene encoding phosphoglucosamine mutase, with protein sequence MTKLFGTDGVRGTANVAPMTAEMALRIGAAVGRYFRRDGDSVHRVVIGKDTRLSGYMFENALTAGLTSTGMNVLLLGPVPTPAVGLLTRSMRADLGVMISASHNPAHDNGIKFFGPDGYKLSDAAEAEIENLVSQGVDPVPAGTIGRAKRIDDGRFRYVERVKSSFPRQMRLDGLKVVVDCANGASYRVAPEALWELGATVIPVGTSPNGHNINEGCGSMHPQTAAEAVVAHGADVGICLDGDADRVILLDEQGRVGNGDQFMGLMAARWASEGRLKNNALVATVMSNLGLERFLQGHGVALERTSVGDRYVVERMRQGDFNLGGEQSGHIVMTDYATTGDGLMAGLQFLAELVQSGKRASEVLHVFDPVPQLLKNVRFAAGQAPLEVDSVQAAISEAEGQLNGNGRLLIRKSGTEPLIRVMAESEDEAVLNASVEHVVSAVEAVVAQ encoded by the coding sequence ATGACAAAGCTTTTCGGGACGGACGGCGTCCGGGGCACGGCCAACGTGGCCCCCATGACCGCCGAGATGGCGCTGCGCATCGGCGCCGCAGTGGGGCGGTACTTTCGCAGGGATGGTGACAGCGTACACCGCGTGGTCATCGGCAAGGATACACGCCTGTCGGGCTATATGTTCGAAAACGCGCTGACGGCGGGGCTGACCAGTACGGGCATGAATGTTCTGCTGCTGGGTCCGGTGCCGACGCCGGCGGTGGGCTTGCTCACCCGGTCGATGCGCGCCGATCTGGGCGTGATGATCTCGGCCAGCCACAACCCGGCCCATGATAACGGCATCAAATTCTTTGGCCCCGATGGCTACAAGCTGAGTGACGCTGCGGAAGCGGAAATAGAAAACCTTGTATCTCAAGGCGTTGACCCTGTCCCCGCGGGGACAATCGGGCGCGCCAAGCGGATTGACGATGGGCGGTTCCGCTATGTGGAGCGGGTGAAATCCTCGTTTCCGCGGCAGATGCGGCTCGACGGTCTGAAGGTCGTCGTGGACTGTGCCAATGGTGCGTCCTACCGCGTGGCGCCCGAGGCATTGTGGGAACTGGGTGCGACCGTGATCCCCGTGGGCACGTCACCCAACGGCCACAACATCAACGAAGGCTGCGGCTCCATGCACCCGCAAACCGCCGCCGAAGCGGTCGTGGCCCATGGCGCCGATGTCGGCATCTGTCTGGACGGCGATGCGGATCGCGTGATCCTGCTGGACGAGCAGGGGCGCGTCGGCAATGGCGATCAGTTCATGGGGCTGATGGCGGCCCGCTGGGCGTCAGAGGGGCGGTTGAAGAACAACGCGCTGGTGGCGACGGTGATGTCGAACCTTGGACTCGAACGGTTCTTGCAAGGGCATGGCGTCGCCCTGGAACGTACGAGCGTGGGCGACCGTTATGTGGTCGAACGGATGCGGCAGGGCGACTTCAACCTTGGCGGCGAGCAGTCGGGCCACATTGTGATGACCGACTATGCCACGACGGGCGACGGTCTGATGGCGGGGCTGCAATTCCTCGCCGAGCTGGTGCAATCGGGCAAGCGCGCGAGCGAGGTGCTCCATGTCTTTGACCCGGTGCCGCAGCTTTTGAAAAACGTGCGTTTTGCGGCCGGGCAAGCCCCGCTTGAGGTAGACAGCGTGCAGGCGGCGATTTCCGAGGCGGAGGGGCAACTGAATGGCAACGGGCGTTTGCTGATCCGCAAATCAGGGACCGAGCCGCTGATCCGCGTGATGGCCGAGAGTGAGGACGAGGCGGTGTTGAACGCCAGTGTTGAGCACGTCGTGAGTGCTGTAGAAGCGGTTGTCGCGCAGTAG
- a CDS encoding DMT family transporter, with protein sequence MTANPKITGANWLMVATLGFTWGGTFLVTEIALRGITPFWLAAGRICFAAVLMVAIWQASGGKLFKSPMISSTWTALIAIGAFSSAIPFMLLAWGQQYVTSGFAGVSMASVALIVLPLAHVFVPGEHMTRRRTLGFIIGFVGVCILIGGQAFEASGAQLETAGRIACVSAACCYGISSILMRRLPPVDPVDLSTVLLLIAACITLPVAWIVEGPPPLPDTDTLIVIACLGLIPTAAANMLRVLVIRSAGPVFMSITNYQVPAWSVVMGALILNEPLPPSLLSAMLLILGGVGLSQYGALRRLFAR encoded by the coding sequence ATGACCGCTAACCCAAAGATCACGGGCGCAAACTGGCTGATGGTCGCCACTTTGGGCTTTACCTGGGGTGGCACTTTCCTTGTCACCGAAATCGCGCTGCGCGGCATCACGCCCTTCTGGCTCGCGGCCGGGCGCATCTGTTTTGCTGCCGTGCTCATGGTGGCCATCTGGCAAGCCTCGGGTGGAAAACTGTTCAAGAGCCCCATGATATCAAGTACTTGGACCGCCCTCATCGCCATTGGCGCGTTCAGTTCCGCCATCCCCTTCATGCTGCTCGCCTGGGGACAGCAATACGTCACCTCGGGCTTCGCTGGCGTCTCCATGGCCTCGGTCGCCCTGATCGTGCTGCCCCTGGCGCATGTCTTCGTCCCCGGCGAACACATGACGCGGCGGCGCACCCTGGGGTTCATCATCGGCTTTGTCGGCGTCTGCATCCTGATCGGCGGCCAGGCATTCGAAGCAAGCGGCGCGCAACTGGAAACGGCAGGACGTATCGCCTGCGTCAGCGCAGCCTGTTGCTATGGCATCTCGTCCATCCTGATGCGGCGCCTGCCGCCCGTGGATCCTGTCGACCTCTCAACGGTCCTGCTGCTCATCGCCGCCTGCATCACCCTACCCGTAGCTTGGATCGTCGAAGGGCCCCCACCTCTTCCCGACACGGACACACTGATCGTCATCGCCTGCCTCGGCCTGATCCCGACAGCAGCCGCCAACATGCTGCGCGTGCTGGTCATCCGCAGTGCGGGCCCGGTGTTCATGTCGATCACGAATTACCAGGTCCCAGCCTGGTCCGTGGTCATGGGCGCCCTCATCCTGAACGAACCTCTCCCCCCGAGCCTCCTTTCGGCCATGCTCCTGATCCTCGGGGGTGTCGGCCTCAGCCAATACGGCGCGCTACGCAGGCTCTTTGCGCGCTGA